The window GCCCAGTCATCGGGCATGCCGACGCTATTGACCGCGCCTTCCGCTTTCGCAGCGGCTTCCAGGGTTTTCAAATCATCAGCGGCCATGGCGGCGCTGCACATGGCAATGGTCGAGCCTAACAGTGATGCCAGGAAAAGCTTTTTCATCCGAAGCTCCTTTGGGCGTTTTCAACGCTGCGATTGCGGTTGTGTTGGTCTAGGTCAGCAATACCTGAGCCAATTTAGGCGCCGCTGATGACATTTTGATGTCGACGATCGGTCGGCCTACATTTTTCACGCGGTAACGCTCAGGCTTGCGAGTAAGCGTAGACCATGGCTAAAGGGCTGATACGAAAGGACTTGGCCGTGAATTTGCAGGTGTCTTGCGCAACCGTTCGGCGGCTTTGTCATCTGCCAGTCACACGCAGTGCCTAGGCTTGCAGGAAGTTGAAGGAGCCGGTTTGAATCATGGTTTCTGCCCCGAAACAGTGCTGGTCTAGTCCAGATAGGTAACGTTGATGCGCATCGAGACCACCAAAGCGGTGACAGCCATCGGGCAGGTTCTGCAAGAACAGCTCGACCATGGCCTGTTGGCGCCCGGGAGCAAACTGCCGGCCGAGCGCAAGCTCAGTGAGTTGTTCGGTACCACGCGCATTACCGTGCGTGAAGCATTGTTGCAACTGGAAGCCCAAGGGCAGATTTATCGGGAGGAACGCCGTGGCTGGTTCGTGTCGCCACCGCGTCTGGCTTACAACTTGATGCAGCGCAGTCACTTTCACGCGATGGTCAGTGCGCAGGGGCGGGTGCCGTCGACCGAGGTGATCTCGGCGCGGTTACAGCCGGCGTCGGCGGCGGTGTGTGCGTGGTTGCAGTTGCCGGCATTGTCCAGCGTGATCCAGATCTGCCGGGCGAGGTGCATTGATGAGCGGCTGGTGTTGTACGTGGAGCACTACCTGAATCCGCAGTACTTTCCGGGGATTCTTGATTTCGATCTGAATCAGTCGATCACGGAGCTGTACGCCCGGCATTACGACTTGCACTACGGCCGGGTGCGTTTCGAGATCGTGCCGACGGCGTTGTCGGTGGATGCGGCGGCAGCGTTACGGGTGTCGGTGGGGAGCCCGGGGTTGCGGATTGCCCGGGTCAATTACGATCAGCATGAGCGGCTGATCGACTGTGACATGGAGTTTTGGCGGCATGATGCGATTCATGTCGGGGTGGATGTGGTTTGACGGGCGTGGTTTGTCTGTATGACCGTGTCGACCGCATCGCGGGCAAGCCCGCTCCCACAGGAGACGGTGTTGTATCTACAAACGCATATCCTTGTGGGAGCGGGCTTGCCCGCGATGGGGACATGACAGCCACCCTATGAATCAAGTAGCAGACACATCCTTCTGCGGCCCACCACCGGCCGTGATCACCTGCACACTCATCCGTGGTGTCGCCAGATCCATCCCGGCCTCATCCAGATGCCGCTTCAGCGACAAATTGAACGCTCGTGAAACTTCCCACTGTTTGATCGGCGCAGTCTTGAACCGCGCCCGAAGAATCGCATTGCCCGACTCGAAACTCTCGACACCCTGAATCTCCAGCGGCGACCAGATGTTGCGCCGTTGCAGCGGGTCGGTGCGCATTTTCTGGCCGACTTCGCGCATCAGTTTGATCGCCTCGTCGATGTCCATGCTGGCGGGCACCGCCACCCGGAAGATCGCGTAGCCGAATTCCCGGGAGTAGTTCTTGATGCTTTTGATTTCGCTGAACGGAATGGTATGCACGATGCCGTCGATGTCTCGCAGGCGCACGGTGCGGATGGTCAGGCCTTCGACGGTGCCAAGGTGGCCGCCGACGTCCACGTAGTCGTCGATGGCCAGGGAGTCTTCGATGATGATGAACAGGCCGGTGATCAAGTCCGCGACCAGCGACTGCGCACCGAAACCAATGGCCAGGCCGATCACGCCGGCACCGGCCAGCAGTGGCGTGACGTTCATGCCCATGTTCGCCAGCGCGACGATCAGCGCAATGATGAAAATCGCCACGAACAGCACGTTGCGGATCAGCGGCATCATCGTCTGCGCACGGGCGTTGGCCAGGCCTTTGCGCGAGCGGGTGAGGGCGTGATGCACCGCGGTGTCGCTGAGAATCCAGATCAGCCAGGCAAAAATCAGCGTGCCGGCGAGGCTGAACAGTTTGACGCTGACTTCATGGCCTTCGCCTTCAGTGAAGGCAATCAGCGACATGCCCCAGACCCGCAGGCCCAGTTCGATAAAAACCAGCCAGACCACGAGATGGGCGAGGGTGTAGAAGAAGCTTTTCAGGCGCTCCGAATACAACGCATGACGCTTCACACCCCGTTGCGGTTTCAGCGAATGGCGGCGCACCAGGCCGTTGATGACCATGCACAACACCAGCAACACCGTGCAGATCAGTGCCTGACGCAGTGCGGTGCTGGTGTCGCCGGCAGAGACAAACGTGGCGAAGAGCGAGATGCCCACCAGCACCAGAGCCGGTACGTACCAGAAGGTGCCGAGAATATCGATGGTGTCGCTGAGTGCGCGGCGTGTCAGGCGTCGAGACAACGGCTGGTTGCGGATCAAGTGGGCGATCGGCCGGCGGAAGCGCAGGATGAACAACCCGGTGGACAGCGCCGCCAGCACGTTGGCGACGGTGGCGGCGGTGTGAGCCAGGTGACTGCCGAGGCTGGCGACCAGGCGCGGATCGCTAAGCGCTTCACCGAACGCGGCGAAACTGCCGATCAGCCACAGCGGCCGGAAGGCTTGATGGCGCAGGATGTACAAGGCGCGGTGGCGATGCGGGCCGTCGAGCAAGGAAAACGCGATCACGCAGATCGCCGAAAAACAGGTGCCAACCACCAGCGCATAGGCCAGCACCATGGCGAGGCTTTTGCCCAGTGACGAAGGCAAGGCGTAACTCATGTAGACCGTGATGACCAAGGCAATCAGCCACGGCCCGAGTTTGCGCAGTGCGAAGCGCAACATGTCGAGGGCCTTGGGGTGTTGCGGCAGTTCTTCGGTCAGGCCGAAGCGCAGGCGTACCCGGTGACTGACCCAGATCAGCGCAGCGGCCAGCAGGCTCCAGACCATCAGAATCATCGCGAAGGCAAAGATGATCGGCAGCCACTCGCTGGCCGGCAGCATCAGTGCCGCGAGTTCGTCCTTGGCCAGATCAAACTCCTCGGACCAGCGCGTCAGCGGACTGCCCGCTCCGGAGAACT is drawn from Pseudomonas sp. 31-12 and contains these coding sequences:
- a CDS encoding UTRA domain-containing protein, producing the protein MRIETTKAVTAIGQVLQEQLDHGLLAPGSKLPAERKLSELFGTTRITVREALLQLEAQGQIYREERRGWFVSPPRLAYNLMQRSHFHAMVSAQGRVPSTEVISARLQPASAAVCAWLQLPALSSVIQICRARCIDERLVLYVEHYLNPQYFPGILDFDLNQSITELYARHYDLHYGRVRFEIVPTALSVDAAAALRVSVGSPGLRIARVNYDQHERLIDCDMEFWRHDAIHVGVDVV
- a CDS encoding mechanosensitive ion channel family protein, producing MFARLFALPCFLLVCLMTLLPMTPAQAVGLPGLLGSSSKAQPEAQEPLGQSLDEVIKSLENDQQRSKLLADLKKLRDVTKKAQPTAEQGVLGLIGGTLATFEKQFSGAGSPLTRWSEEFDLAKDELAALMLPASEWLPIIFAFAMILMVWSLLAAALIWVSHRVRLRFGLTEELPQHPKALDMLRFALRKLGPWLIALVITVYMSYALPSSLGKSLAMVLAYALVVGTCFSAICVIAFSLLDGPHRHRALYILRHQAFRPLWLIGSFAAFGEALSDPRLVASLGSHLAHTAATVANVLAALSTGLFILRFRRPIAHLIRNQPLSRRLTRRALSDTIDILGTFWYVPALVLVGISLFATFVSAGDTSTALRQALICTVLLVLCMVINGLVRRHSLKPQRGVKRHALYSERLKSFFYTLAHLVVWLVFIELGLRVWGMSLIAFTEGEGHEVSVKLFSLAGTLIFAWLIWILSDTAVHHALTRSRKGLANARAQTMMPLIRNVLFVAIFIIALIVALANMGMNVTPLLAGAGVIGLAIGFGAQSLVADLITGLFIIIEDSLAIDDYVDVGGHLGTVEGLTIRTVRLRDIDGIVHTIPFSEIKSIKNYSREFGYAIFRVAVPASMDIDEAIKLMREVGQKMRTDPLQRRNIWSPLEIQGVESFESGNAILRARFKTAPIKQWEVSRAFNLSLKRHLDEAGMDLATPRMSVQVITAGGGPQKDVSAT